In Asanoa sp. WMMD1127, one genomic interval encodes:
- a CDS encoding branched-chain amino acid ABC transporter permease has translation MRNASRVAGGVALLAFVAVALAYPEIAPNPYLLSVGIVVLNYAVLSTSWNFVGGFTGYISLGHGALAGLGAYGTALLVTKGGLPSFVALAAAALLVAVLAVPIGYAALRVRGASFVIVSIALVLVTLLVFQSWASFTGGSRGLNVPRPFPGLLRPEHHRVFYYLFLALLAVALLVWWLIDRSRFGLGLKAIREDEDKAEALGTPTFTYKLVVFVVSAFFTGLAGGLYALWFGDLDPIFQFSILTGSYMVLMALLGGVRNLFGPLVGALLVGSALEYFKVEFGNTPLHLVATGVLLALVVLFMPDGVLPALSTLLHRFSGRTDSSIREVTAAELAAQREPQPIGGERGAQPGNG, from the coding sequence TTGCGCAACGCTTCTAGGGTCGCCGGCGGCGTCGCGCTGCTCGCGTTCGTCGCCGTCGCGCTCGCGTACCCGGAGATCGCGCCCAACCCCTATCTCCTCTCGGTCGGCATCGTCGTCCTCAACTACGCGGTGCTGTCCACCTCGTGGAACTTCGTCGGCGGCTTCACCGGCTACATCTCGCTCGGCCACGGCGCCCTCGCCGGCCTCGGCGCCTACGGCACGGCCCTGCTGGTCACCAAGGGCGGCCTGCCGAGCTTCGTGGCGCTGGCCGCCGCCGCCCTCCTGGTCGCCGTGCTCGCGGTCCCCATCGGGTACGCCGCCCTGCGCGTCCGCGGCGCCTCGTTCGTCATCGTGTCGATCGCCCTGGTGCTGGTGACGCTGCTCGTCTTCCAGAGCTGGGCGTCGTTCACCGGCGGGTCCCGCGGGCTCAACGTGCCGCGCCCGTTCCCCGGCCTGCTCCGGCCCGAGCACCACCGGGTCTTCTACTACCTGTTCCTGGCCCTGCTCGCGGTCGCCCTGCTGGTCTGGTGGCTGATCGACCGCTCCCGGTTCGGCCTGGGCCTCAAGGCGATCCGCGAGGACGAGGACAAGGCCGAGGCGCTGGGCACGCCGACGTTCACCTACAAGCTGGTGGTGTTCGTCGTCTCGGCGTTCTTCACCGGGCTGGCCGGCGGGCTCTACGCGCTCTGGTTCGGCGACCTCGACCCGATCTTCCAGTTCTCCATCCTGACCGGCTCCTACATGGTGCTGATGGCGCTGCTCGGCGGCGTCCGCAACCTGTTCGGCCCGCTGGTCGGCGCGCTGCTGGTCGGCTCGGCGCTCGAATACTTCAAGGTCGAGTTCGGCAACACTCCCCTGCACCTGGTGGCCACCGGCGTGCTGCTGGCGCTGGTCGTCCTCTTCATGCCCGACGGCGTGCTGCCCGCCCTGAGCACCCTGCTGCACCGTTTCTCGGGCCGCACCGACAGCTCGATCCGCGAGGTGACCGCAGCCGAGCTGGCCGCACAGCGCGAGCCCCAACCGATCGGAGGTGAGCGCGGTGCGCAGCCTGGAAACGGTTGA
- a CDS encoding LCP family protein, with protein sequence MRRRTRRILVGVLAALVVIGGGSAIGVWAYGRSLNGHLARTDAFAGVPEDDRPAPVVKGALNVLLLGSDSRDPDDSADSRTDTIMLMHVDADHEKAEVISIPRDTWVYVPPAPDGQHGDTMAKINAAYAWGGTPLTVRTVETFTGVHIDHVAMIDFAGFAQVVDALGGVDLKIEKTIKSIHPPYRTFQKGTQHLTGAEALDYVRQRYQFADGDFSRERHQREFLQALLDKAASAGTLANPVKLNDFLQAATRSLTVDQDFDLVGTALQLRGLRSADLTFLGSPTAGTGNRDGQSVVLSDSTKAKALYQAVSDDTVRSYLAGKT encoded by the coding sequence GTGCGACGGAGAACGCGACGGATCCTGGTCGGGGTGCTGGCGGCGCTGGTGGTCATCGGCGGCGGCAGCGCGATCGGCGTCTGGGCGTACGGCCGCTCGCTCAACGGGCACCTGGCCCGCACCGACGCCTTCGCCGGCGTGCCCGAGGACGACCGGCCGGCCCCGGTCGTCAAGGGCGCGCTCAACGTGCTGCTGCTGGGCAGCGACTCGCGCGACCCCGACGACAGCGCCGACTCCCGCACCGACACGATCATGTTGATGCACGTCGACGCCGACCACGAGAAGGCCGAGGTCATCTCGATACCCCGCGACACCTGGGTCTACGTGCCGCCGGCGCCCGACGGCCAGCACGGCGACACCATGGCGAAGATCAACGCGGCGTACGCCTGGGGCGGCACCCCGCTGACCGTGCGGACCGTGGAGACCTTCACCGGCGTGCACATCGACCACGTCGCGATGATCGACTTCGCCGGCTTCGCCCAGGTGGTCGACGCGCTGGGCGGCGTCGACCTGAAGATCGAAAAGACGATCAAGTCGATCCACCCGCCGTACCGGACGTTCCAGAAGGGCACCCAGCACCTCACCGGCGCCGAGGCGCTCGACTACGTGCGCCAGCGCTACCAGTTCGCCGACGGTGACTTCAGCCGCGAGCGGCACCAGCGCGAGTTCCTGCAGGCGTTGCTGGACAAGGCGGCCAGCGCCGGCACGCTGGCCAACCCGGTCAAGCTCAACGATTTCCTCCAGGCGGCGACCAGGTCGCTCACCGTCGACCAGGACTTCGACCTCGTCGGCACCGCGCTCCAGCTGCGCGGGCTGCGCAGCGCCGACCTCACGTTCCTCGGCAGCCCGACCGCCGGCACCGGCAACCGCGACGGCCAGAGCGTCGTGCTCTCGGACAGCACCAAGGCGAAGGCGCTCTACCAGGCCGTGTCCGACGACACCGTGCGGAGCTATCTGGCCGGCAAGACCTAG
- a CDS encoding PQQ-dependent sugar dehydrogenase — MRRSLTTASLTATALALSLLVASPARAADPVYDPVPESQVQSRIGLVLEEYASFPKSEPTPAPTDARLMRQARINTIMEVPDGSGRRAVPDLNGQLYFVEDGVPHVYLDVAATFAPQFFSGRGLGQGFGYVAFHPDFKRNGKFYTIHTEQASQTTEVPDWQQTGTLFHGVITEWTATDPAAGTFAGTRRELLRIGFGGQVHGVQEINFDPTARRGDADYGLLYLAVGDGGLGVRNTDPQNLAIPHGKLLRIDPLGTNAANGAYGIPPSNPFVGQAGKLGEIYSYGYRDPHRFSWDRATGKLYLGHIGEHAIEAIYEVRAGDNMGWSEREGAFVFDKTSTNPCDKLLPLPADDAGYVYPVAAYDHDPAPGWNCTSDVGVAVAGGFVYRGRDVPKLRGKYVFGDLVDGRVLFTEADEMRRGHAPATIHRFALFNAAGESVRMQDLSGPGAPGDPNRVDLRFGTDAQGELYILAKANGKIWKVTGTREFAAGDVGSTSVRDTMRPTNWAPVTPSKWRFANGQVILAEAGEARPGPRRPFEYAVLTAGPVFGAVEITGEVRLDTPVEVTNRDVIIVFGYRSDTEFYYAHVSTDNTIYPHNGIFKVNNADRERIDYQWNGRSRGANPAIVDAKWHTVRVKHLPSTGEIAVYVDGAKDPLMTAKDTTFSSGRVGFGSFDNIGRLRDLTVKGTPAA; from the coding sequence GTGCGCAGATCCCTCACGACCGCGTCCCTCACCGCCACCGCTCTCGCCCTGTCCCTGCTCGTGGCGTCACCGGCCCGGGCCGCGGACCCCGTCTACGACCCGGTGCCCGAGTCCCAGGTGCAGAGCCGCATCGGCCTGGTGCTCGAGGAGTACGCATCGTTCCCGAAGTCCGAGCCGACCCCGGCGCCCACCGACGCCCGGCTCATGCGGCAGGCCCGCATCAACACCATCATGGAGGTGCCCGACGGCTCCGGCCGCCGCGCGGTGCCTGACCTCAACGGCCAGCTCTATTTCGTCGAGGACGGCGTGCCGCACGTCTACCTCGACGTCGCCGCGACGTTCGCGCCGCAGTTCTTCTCCGGACGGGGTCTCGGCCAGGGCTTCGGCTATGTGGCCTTCCACCCCGACTTCAAGCGCAACGGCAAGTTCTACACCATCCACACGGAGCAGGCGTCGCAGACGACCGAGGTGCCCGACTGGCAGCAGACCGGCACGCTGTTCCACGGTGTGATCACCGAGTGGACGGCCACCGACCCGGCCGCGGGCACCTTCGCCGGCACGCGCCGGGAGCTGCTGCGGATCGGTTTCGGCGGTCAGGTGCACGGCGTCCAGGAGATCAACTTCGACCCCACGGCGCGGCGCGGAGACGCCGACTACGGCCTGCTCTACCTGGCCGTCGGCGACGGCGGGCTCGGGGTGCGCAACACCGACCCGCAGAACCTGGCGATTCCGCACGGCAAGCTGCTGCGGATCGACCCGCTGGGCACCAACGCGGCCAACGGGGCGTACGGCATCCCGCCCTCGAACCCGTTCGTCGGCCAGGCCGGCAAGCTGGGCGAGATCTACTCGTACGGCTACCGCGACCCGCACCGGTTCAGCTGGGACCGGGCGACCGGCAAGCTCTACCTCGGCCACATCGGCGAGCACGCGATCGAGGCGATCTACGAGGTGCGGGCCGGCGACAACATGGGCTGGAGCGAGCGCGAGGGCGCGTTCGTATTCGACAAGACCTCGACCAACCCGTGTGACAAGCTGCTCCCGCTCCCGGCCGATGACGCGGGATACGTCTACCCGGTGGCCGCCTACGACCACGACCCCGCGCCCGGCTGGAACTGCACCTCGGACGTCGGCGTCGCGGTGGCCGGCGGCTTCGTCTACCGCGGCCGGGACGTGCCGAAGCTGCGCGGCAAGTACGTCTTCGGCGACCTGGTCGACGGGCGGGTGCTGTTCACCGAGGCCGACGAGATGCGCCGCGGCCACGCGCCGGCCACCATCCACCGGTTCGCGCTGTTCAACGCGGCCGGCGAGTCGGTGCGCATGCAGGACCTCTCCGGGCCGGGCGCGCCCGGCGACCCCAACCGGGTCGACCTGCGGTTCGGCACCGACGCACAGGGTGAGCTCTACATCCTGGCCAAGGCCAACGGCAAGATCTGGAAGGTGACGGGTACGCGGGAGTTCGCCGCCGGAGACGTCGGCAGCACCTCGGTGCGGGACACCATGCGCCCGACCAACTGGGCCCCGGTCACCCCGTCGAAGTGGCGCTTCGCCAACGGTCAGGTCATCCTGGCCGAGGCCGGTGAGGCCCGGCCCGGTCCCCGGCGCCCGTTCGAGTACGCGGTGCTGACCGCCGGCCCGGTGTTCGGCGCGGTGGAGATCACCGGGGAGGTGCGGCTCGACACGCCCGTCGAGGTCACCAACCGCGACGTGATCATCGTGTTCGGCTACCGGTCGGACACGGAGTTCTACTACGCGCACGTCTCGACCGACAACACGATCTACCCGCACAACGGCATCTTCAAGGTGAACAACGCCGACCGCGAGCGGATCGACTACCAGTGGAACGGCCGGTCGCGGGGCGCCAACCCGGCGATCGTCGACGCGAAGTGGCACACCGTGCGGGTCAAGCACCTGCCGTCGACCGGCGAGATCGCGGTCTATGTGGACGGTGCCAAGGACCCGCTGATGACGGCCAAGGACACGACGTTCAGCTCCGGCCGGGTGGGCTTCGGCTCGTTCGACAACATCGGCCGCCTGCGCGACCTCACGGTGAAGGGCACACCAGCAGCGTGA
- the mgrA gene encoding L-glyceraldehyde 3-phosphate reductase — protein sequence MPAIGTSVYAAAADRYDAMPYRRTGRSGLKLPAISLGLWQNFGGERPLETQRAIVRRAFDRGVTHFDLANNYGPPYGSAETAFGSLLAGDLRPYRDELVISTKAGYDMWPGPYGNWGSRKYLLASLDQSLSRMGLDYVDIFYSHRVDPDTPLEETMGALDSAVRQGKALYVGISSYSPALTERAAQILRDLGTPLLIHQPSYSMLNRWIEDGLLDVLDREGIGCIGFSPLAQGMLTDRYLDGIPADSRAAREGSFDADWLTDENLGKIRALNDLARGRGQSLAQLALAWTLRDKRMTSTLIGASSVAQLDNSLAALDHLDFTNDELTEIDRYATESDLNIWAASSQAG from the coding sequence ATGCCAGCGATCGGGACCTCCGTGTACGCCGCCGCCGCCGACCGTTACGACGCGATGCCCTATCGCCGCACGGGACGCAGCGGACTCAAGCTCCCGGCGATCTCGCTCGGGCTGTGGCAGAACTTCGGTGGCGAGCGACCGCTGGAGACCCAGCGCGCGATCGTGCGGCGGGCCTTCGACCGCGGTGTCACCCACTTCGACCTGGCCAACAACTACGGGCCGCCCTACGGCTCCGCCGAGACGGCGTTCGGGTCGCTGCTGGCCGGCGACCTGCGGCCCTACCGGGACGAGTTGGTGATCTCGACGAAGGCCGGCTACGACATGTGGCCGGGGCCCTACGGCAACTGGGGCTCCCGGAAATACCTGCTGGCCAGCCTCGACCAGAGCCTCTCCCGGATGGGCCTGGACTACGTCGACATCTTCTACTCCCACCGCGTCGACCCGGACACGCCGCTCGAGGAGACGATGGGCGCCCTCGACTCGGCGGTGCGCCAGGGCAAGGCCCTCTACGTCGGCATCTCGTCCTACTCCCCCGCGCTGACCGAGCGGGCCGCCCAGATTCTGCGGGACCTCGGCACGCCGCTGTTGATCCACCAGCCGTCGTACTCGATGCTCAACCGCTGGATCGAGGACGGCCTGCTCGACGTGCTCGACCGCGAGGGCATCGGCTGCATCGGCTTCTCCCCGCTGGCCCAGGGCATGCTCACCGACCGCTACCTCGACGGCATCCCGGCCGACTCCCGCGCCGCTCGCGAGGGCTCGTTCGACGCCGACTGGCTCACCGACGAGAACCTGGGCAAGATCCGCGCGCTCAACGACCTCGCCCGTGGCCGCGGCCAGTCGCTGGCCCAGTTGGCGCTCGCCTGGACCCTGCGCGACAAGCGGATGACCTCCACCCTGATCGGCGCGAGCAGCGTGGCCCAGCTCGACAACAGCCTGGCGGCCCTCGACCACCTCGACTTCACGAATGACGAGCTGACCGAGATCGACCGGTACGCGACGGAGTCCGACCTCAATATCTGGGCCGCCTCCTCCCAGGCCGGCTGA
- a CDS encoding ABC transporter ATP-binding protein, which yields MSEPEIELVDVEAGYGRAAPVLRGLSVAVPAGTIVCLVGPNGAGKSTVLKVASGLLAPRSGAVRVGGVDVTGHGPQRMLASGVAHVLQGHSVFSEMTVAENVLLGAYTIKDKARIAARTEFVRDLFPVVADRWDTLAGLLSGGQQKQVEFARSLMVDPKVVLLDEPSMGLDPKATSTVFEQVVRMRDAGTAVLLVEQNARRALETADIGCVLDLGRVHISGPAAQLLADPRLGELYLGGRPAESPR from the coding sequence GTGTCTGAACCCGAGATCGAGCTCGTCGACGTGGAGGCGGGCTACGGCCGCGCCGCGCCCGTCCTACGTGGACTCAGCGTGGCCGTCCCGGCCGGCACCATCGTCTGTCTCGTCGGCCCCAACGGCGCCGGCAAGTCAACCGTCCTCAAAGTGGCCAGCGGCCTGCTCGCGCCCCGATCAGGCGCCGTCCGCGTCGGCGGCGTCGACGTCACCGGCCACGGTCCACAACGGATGCTCGCCAGCGGCGTCGCCCACGTACTGCAGGGGCACAGCGTGTTCAGCGAGATGACCGTGGCCGAGAACGTGCTCCTCGGCGCGTACACCATCAAGGACAAGGCGCGGATCGCCGCGCGCACGGAGTTCGTCCGCGACCTGTTCCCGGTGGTCGCCGACCGCTGGGACACGCTGGCCGGCCTGCTCTCCGGCGGCCAGCAGAAGCAGGTCGAGTTCGCCCGCTCGCTGATGGTCGACCCCAAGGTCGTGCTGCTCGACGAGCCGTCGATGGGCCTCGACCCGAAGGCCACCAGCACCGTGTTTGAGCAGGTCGTGCGGATGCGCGACGCCGGCACCGCCGTGCTGCTGGTCGAGCAGAACGCCCGCCGCGCGCTGGAGACCGCCGACATCGGCTGCGTCCTCGACCTCGGGCGCGTGCACATCTCTGGGCCGGCGGCCCAACTCCTCGCCGACCCGCGCCTCGGAGAGCTCTACCTCGGCGGCCGTCCCGCCGAGTCGCCCCGCTAG
- a CDS encoding LamG-like jellyroll fold domain-containing protein yields MRKAVLATATVLAAGLLAGAGTAVLPASASNDGPRDVHPTLRDDLVAYYDFDHPARGDAALERDQGRSGTEIDLVNGGPEMRVRERAFHRSGNALQTRQVDPATAGNDDWKAGIYAQPGVRTLRAFNAVSGTTVMGWFKVDMDGPALNSNTPDPADRFNAIGLAGVLTGDSDGHGVRALLELIDVNGELRLVALGRRLDGGNSQTFAASRPWQELLPRGEWVHLAATFNFADGTLALYRDGEPVDGFYTRTDDPWLVGGPGPHVTTASDPRGIKIGGSFPQDSREQNPCDCRMDSLMFLDTVVSARDVERQYQHMTRR; encoded by the coding sequence ATGCGGAAAGCCGTCCTCGCCACCGCCACCGTCCTCGCCGCCGGCCTGCTCGCCGGCGCCGGCACCGCCGTCCTGCCCGCGTCGGCCAGCAACGACGGCCCGCGCGACGTCCACCCGACCCTGCGCGACGACCTCGTCGCGTACTACGACTTCGACCACCCCGCCCGTGGCGACGCGGCGCTGGAGCGCGACCAGGGCCGCTCCGGCACCGAGATCGACCTGGTCAACGGCGGTCCCGAGATGCGGGTCCGTGAGCGCGCCTTCCACCGCAGCGGCAACGCGCTGCAGACGAGGCAGGTCGACCCGGCGACGGCCGGCAACGACGACTGGAAGGCCGGCATCTACGCCCAGCCGGGCGTGCGTACGCTGCGCGCCTTCAACGCCGTCTCCGGCACCACCGTGATGGGCTGGTTCAAGGTGGACATGGACGGCCCGGCGCTCAACTCCAACACTCCCGACCCGGCCGACCGGTTCAACGCGATCGGCCTCGCCGGCGTGTTGACCGGCGACTCGGACGGCCACGGCGTGCGGGCGCTGCTCGAGCTCATCGACGTCAACGGCGAGCTGCGGCTGGTCGCGCTCGGCCGGCGGCTCGACGGCGGCAACTCGCAGACGTTCGCGGCGAGCCGGCCGTGGCAGGAGCTGCTGCCGCGCGGCGAGTGGGTGCACCTCGCCGCCACCTTCAACTTCGCCGACGGCACGCTCGCCCTCTACCGCGACGGCGAGCCGGTCGACGGCTTCTACACCCGCACCGACGACCCGTGGCTCGTGGGCGGCCCCGGCCCGCACGTGACGACCGCGTCCGACCCGCGCGGCATCAAGATCGGCGGCAGCTTCCCGCAGGACTCCCGCGAGCAGAACCCGTGCGACTGCCGCATGGACTCGCTGATGTTCCTCGACACCGTTGTCTCGGCGCGCGACGTCGAGAGGCAATACCAGCACATGACCCGGCGTTGA
- a CDS encoding ABC transporter ATP-binding protein, producing the protein MRSLETVELTKAFGGNVVLDKTTVSFQHGKVNALIGPNGSGKTTFFNCVTGMIRADSGAVRYGDHDITRRSPHAIARAGLGRTFQLCRVFPRMTALDNVLAATRPQGLHLFRGARGRTEVDRAREWLTRLGIEHLADVEARTMSWGQQKLLELAGVLMSEPETVLLDEPAGGVNPALLDRIGGLVRELNAEGRTFVIVEHNMELVMSISDHIVVFDRGRPIAEGPPSVIRTDERVLGAYLGV; encoded by the coding sequence GTGCGCAGCCTGGAAACGGTTGAGCTGACCAAGGCGTTCGGTGGCAACGTGGTGCTCGACAAGACCACGGTCAGCTTCCAGCACGGCAAGGTCAACGCGCTGATCGGCCCCAACGGCTCCGGCAAGACGACGTTCTTCAACTGCGTCACGGGCATGATCCGGGCCGACAGCGGCGCGGTCCGCTACGGCGACCACGACATCACCCGCCGCTCACCGCACGCCATCGCCCGCGCCGGGCTCGGCCGCACCTTCCAGCTGTGCCGGGTCTTCCCGCGGATGACGGCGCTCGACAACGTGCTCGCCGCGACCCGGCCGCAGGGGCTGCACCTGTTCCGCGGCGCCCGCGGCCGCACCGAGGTCGACCGCGCCCGCGAGTGGCTGACCCGCCTGGGCATCGAACACCTCGCCGACGTCGAGGCGCGCACCATGTCCTGGGGGCAGCAGAAGCTGCTCGAACTGGCCGGGGTGCTGATGAGCGAGCCCGAGACCGTGCTGCTCGACGAGCCGGCCGGCGGGGTCAACCCGGCGCTGCTCGACCGGATCGGCGGGCTGGTCCGCGAGCTCAACGCCGAGGGTCGCACGTTCGTCATCGTCGAGCACAACATGGAGCTGGTGATGAGCATCAGCGACCACATCGTGGTGTTCGACCGGGGCCGGCCGATCGCCGAGGGCCCGCCGTCGGTCATCCGCACCGACGAGCGCGTGTTGGGAGCCTACCTTGGTGTCTGA
- a CDS encoding branched-chain amino acid ABC transporter permease, which translates to MLGLLLGGLYALLAAGLTLYFGIMRVVMIAHSAFLILAAYLAWWSHTELGIDPLLSMVVTVPLFFGCGVLLQRLLLARLRPVTLTMMSVLLTFAIAVVIEGLLGYVFSGTQRRIQLGYGSASLELFGARVAVVKLIAFGLAAVALVTLYLVMKRTQFGWALRATIQHRDAARLVGIDTDRVAGFGFGLGLATAAIGGTALSLDTTIYPSLHWHWIGPLMAIIVVGGLGSVPGAAAAAMVLGLAQSLLQIELGTTWAQTVFYVALFVTLAIRPQGFFGGRLAQRF; encoded by the coding sequence ATCCTCGGCCTGCTGCTGGGAGGGCTCTACGCCCTCCTGGCGGCGGGGCTGACGCTCTACTTCGGAATCATGCGGGTGGTGATGATCGCCCACTCGGCGTTCCTCATCCTGGCCGCCTACCTCGCCTGGTGGTCACACACCGAGCTGGGGATCGACCCGCTGCTGTCGATGGTGGTGACCGTCCCGCTGTTCTTCGGCTGCGGGGTGCTGCTGCAACGCCTGCTGCTCGCCCGGCTCCGGCCGGTCACCCTCACCATGATGTCGGTGCTGCTGACGTTCGCGATCGCCGTCGTCATCGAGGGCCTGCTGGGCTACGTCTTCAGCGGCACCCAGCGCCGCATCCAGCTGGGCTACGGCTCGGCCAGCCTGGAGCTGTTCGGCGCCCGCGTCGCGGTGGTCAAGCTCATCGCGTTCGGGCTGGCCGCCGTCGCCCTGGTGACGCTCTACCTGGTCATGAAGCGCACCCAGTTCGGCTGGGCGCTGCGGGCGACGATCCAGCACCGCGACGCGGCCCGGCTCGTCGGCATCGACACCGACCGGGTCGCCGGCTTCGGCTTCGGGCTCGGCCTGGCGACCGCGGCGATCGGCGGCACCGCCCTGTCGCTCGACACCACGATCTACCCGTCGCTGCACTGGCACTGGATCGGCCCGCTGATGGCGATCATCGTGGTCGGCGGGCTCGGCAGCGTCCCGGGCGCGGCGGCGGCCGCGATGGTCCTCGGGCTCGCGCAGAGCCTGCTGCAGATCGAGCTCGGCACGACCTGGGCCCAGACCGTGTTCTACGTCGCGCTCTTCGTCACGCTGGCGATCCGGCCGCAGGGATTCTTCGGAGGTCGCCTTGCGCAACGCTTCTAG
- a CDS encoding LacI family DNA-binding transcriptional regulator — translation MPKPGSRLRLVDVAERAGVSLATASRSLTGRDGVSEEVARRVRQVAAELGYVVDPYARTLAGGVSTSVGLVVHQVDDPYFSEIAGGVIEVAGEQGLMVQICHSGRDPVHELRQIRHLIAQRVGVIIVAGSGYNDPATEAATKAELTAFQDLGGRVAVIGRHSLGVDAVLPDNEAGGFALGTHLLSLGHRRIAIAAGTGGLTTVTDRMAGVLRAVREAGLHPASLPVVHTDFTRDGGRDAAERILRDHPDTTAVIALNDAMAMGVLSVLRGRKIAVPKRMSVVGFDDVSVAADLAPSLTTIRLPMTDMGRMALELALKPKSARARRRSTGHTLVVRDSTGPAPR, via the coding sequence ATGCCGAAGCCTGGATCACGGTTGCGCCTCGTCGACGTGGCCGAGCGGGCCGGCGTGTCGCTGGCGACCGCGTCGCGCTCGCTGACCGGTCGCGACGGCGTCAGCGAGGAGGTCGCCCGCCGGGTCCGGCAGGTGGCGGCCGAGCTCGGCTACGTCGTCGACCCCTACGCGCGCACCCTCGCGGGTGGAGTCTCGACCTCGGTCGGTCTGGTCGTGCACCAGGTCGACGACCCGTACTTCTCCGAGATCGCCGGTGGCGTCATCGAGGTGGCCGGCGAGCAGGGGCTGATGGTGCAGATCTGCCACTCGGGCCGCGACCCGGTCCACGAGCTGCGGCAGATCCGGCACCTCATCGCGCAGCGGGTCGGCGTCATCATCGTCGCGGGCTCCGGCTACAACGATCCCGCCACCGAGGCGGCGACCAAGGCGGAGCTGACCGCGTTCCAGGACCTCGGCGGACGGGTCGCGGTGATCGGCCGGCACAGCCTGGGCGTTGACGCGGTCCTGCCGGACAACGAGGCGGGCGGGTTCGCGCTCGGGACCCATCTGCTGTCGCTCGGGCATCGGCGGATCGCGATCGCGGCGGGCACCGGCGGGCTGACGACGGTGACGGACCGGATGGCCGGGGTGCTGCGGGCCGTGCGGGAGGCGGGCCTGCACCCGGCGTCGCTGCCGGTCGTGCACACCGACTTCACCCGCGACGGCGGCCGGGACGCGGCCGAGCGGATCCTGCGCGACCACCCGGACACGACGGCCGTGATCGCGCTCAACGACGCGATGGCGATGGGCGTGCTGTCCGTCCTTCGTGGACGGAAGATCGCGGTGCCGAAACGGATGTCGGTGGTGGGCTTCGACGACGTCTCGGTGGCGGCGGACCTGGCGCCGTCACTGACCACGATCCGGCTGCCGATGACCGACATGGGCCGGATGGCGTTGGAACTGGCCCTCAAGCCGAAGTCGGCCCGCGCCCGCCGCCGCTCCACCGGCCACACCCTGGTCGTCCGCGACTCCACCGGCCCCGCGCCGCGCTGA
- a CDS encoding amino acid ABC transporter substrate-binding protein, protein MTNQNRTIRRTATAIGATLALALGACGGDEPEQQNSDEPIVVGISLPLTGDFSEPGKGVQRGYEAWAKITNDKGGLLGRQIELKILDDQSNADRVVADYEQLIGSDQVDVVVGPFSTRLVVPAARVAEEYGMLFVEPAGAAAEVFQQGFKNLFYAAPAVANDHYNHLAEHLLALPEGQRPKTAAYAAMDDPFAQGTAYGLKAKLEAGGVKTVVDEVYPPNTTDFSSIAAKIATSKADMVVGGSQYQDGVNLIVALQQLNYQPKLAAFSTAPTSPEFAAAIGNKTEGILSPTGYTQDAPYESNKEFVEKYTAQFGSPPEEDEANAYTTGQVVAAAITAAGCAEQGECQKKLVDWVRANTVDTVVGPLSWDETGKPQGAHMIQQWVGGEIKIVLPADAKETDLVFPKPAW, encoded by the coding sequence ATGACGAACCAGAACCGCACGATACGACGCACGGCCACCGCGATCGGCGCGACGCTCGCACTCGCGCTCGGCGCCTGCGGTGGAGACGAACCGGAGCAGCAGAACAGCGACGAACCGATCGTCGTCGGGATCTCGTTGCCGCTGACCGGAGACTTCTCCGAGCCCGGCAAGGGCGTCCAGCGCGGCTACGAGGCCTGGGCGAAGATCACCAACGACAAGGGTGGCCTGCTCGGCCGCCAGATCGAGCTCAAGATTCTCGACGACCAGTCCAACGCCGACCGCGTCGTGGCCGACTACGAGCAGCTCATCGGCAGCGACCAGGTCGACGTCGTGGTTGGTCCCTTCTCGACCCGCCTCGTCGTCCCGGCCGCCCGGGTGGCCGAGGAATACGGCATGCTCTTCGTCGAGCCCGCCGGCGCCGCGGCCGAGGTCTTCCAGCAGGGCTTCAAGAACCTGTTCTACGCGGCCCCCGCGGTGGCCAACGACCACTACAACCATCTCGCCGAGCACCTGCTCGCCCTGCCCGAGGGGCAGCGTCCGAAGACGGCGGCCTACGCGGCCATGGACGACCCGTTCGCCCAGGGCACGGCCTACGGTCTCAAGGCCAAGCTGGAGGCCGGCGGCGTCAAGACGGTGGTCGACGAGGTCTACCCGCCGAACACCACCGACTTCAGCAGCATCGCGGCGAAGATCGCCACCTCCAAGGCCGACATGGTCGTGGGCGGCTCGCAGTACCAGGACGGCGTCAACCTGATCGTCGCCCTGCAGCAGCTCAACTACCAGCCCAAGCTGGCCGCCTTCTCGACGGCGCCGACCAGCCCCGAGTTCGCGGCGGCGATCGGCAACAAGACCGAGGGCATCCTGTCGCCCACCGGCTACACGCAGGACGCGCCCTACGAGAGCAACAAGGAGTTCGTCGAGAAATACACGGCCCAGTTCGGCTCGCCGCCCGAGGAGGACGAGGCCAACGCGTACACCACGGGTCAGGTCGTCGCGGCCGCCATCACCGCGGCCGGCTGCGCCGAGCAGGGCGAGTGCCAGAAGAAGCTGGTCGACTGGGTACGCGCCAACACGGTCGACACGGTCGTCGGCCCGCTGTCGTGGGACGAGACCGGCAAGCCACAGGGCGCCCACATGATCCAGCAGTGGGTCGGCGGCGAGATCAAGATCGTGCTGCCGGCGGACGCCAAGGAGACCGACCTCGTGTTCCCGAAGCCGGCCTGGTGA